One part of the Lytechinus pictus isolate F3 Inbred chromosome 3, Lp3.0, whole genome shotgun sequence genome encodes these proteins:
- the LOC129255362 gene encoding interleukin enhancer-binding factor 2-like: protein MRGQGGPRGMWRAPAFMPHIPFDIVQCESAFQRTKPAPPSEDTPLQMSLLEKNTELTPGTNEQTAVLNLVTKISSVLDNLMVSPPANFEVSIEEVRQVGSFKKATIMANSPVADLVVIFKTLPTTEAVMALGNKVVEGVKETDPKEVLTMLANEAGCEISSSDATVKILVTTIPPNMKKLDASIHLPLKTMQSALAAVRHARWFEENATNSVVKVLIRILKYLKTRFNGFEPLNPWMIDLLAHYCVMNNPSHAPLQISIAFRRCLSLLSAGFFLPRSVGIIDPCEGGGVRIHTSLSLEHQVSLCSDAACFFSLVVTIFQDPLGLLTHLKEAVKNPFFMVCRTSGVFSFRLCFFLLSACSFLQKCV, encoded by the exons ATGAGGGGACAAGGAGGCCCGAGAGGGAT gtgGAGAGCACCAGCTTTTATGCCACACATTCCATTTGATATAGTACAg TGTGAAAGTGCTTTTCAGAGGACAAAGCCAGCTCCCCCAAGCGAGGATACACCTCTTCAAATG AGTTTATTGGAGAAGAATACAGAATTGACCCCAGGAACCAATGAACAGACAGCTGTCCTGAATCTTGTCACCAAAATCAGCTCTGTCCTTGACAATCTTATGGTTTCCCCTCCAGCAAATTTTGAAGTG AGTATAGAGGAAGTGAGACAGGTTGGTTCATTCAAGAAAGCAACCATCATGGCCAATAGCCCAGTAGCTGATCTCGTTGTTATTTTCAAGACCCTTCCAACAA cGGAAGCAGTGATGGCTTTAGGCAACAAGGTAGTAGAAGGAGTGAAAGAGACAGACCCTAAAGAAGTACTTACCATGTTAGCTAATGAAGCTGGATGTGAGATCAGTAGTTCTGATGCCACTGTCAAGATTCTTGTCACCACCATTCCTCCAAACATGAAGAAACTTGATGCATCAATCCACT TACCTCTCAAGACCATGCAAAGTGCCCTTGCAGCTGTCCGGCATGCTCGATGGTTTGAAGAAAATGCAACAAATTCAGT GGTCAAAGTTTTGATCAGGATTTTGAAGTACCTGAAGACACGCTTCAATGGTTTTGAGCCACTTAATCCTTGGATGATAGACCTTTTG GCTCACTATTGTGTAATGAACAACCCATCCCATGCTCCTCTTCAGATAAGCATTGCGTTCAGACGCTGCTTGTCTCTTCTCTCTGCTGGTTTCTTCCTTCCTAGATCTGTAGGGATAATTGACCCGTGTGAAGGAGGTGGAGTAAGAATCCATACTTCATTGTCTCTAGAACATCAGGTAAGTTTATGTTCAGATGCTGCTTGTTTCTTCTCTCTCGTGGTTACTATCTTCCAAGATCCGTTGGGGTTATTAACTCATTTGAAGGAGGCCGTGAAGAATCCATTCTTTATGGTCTGTAGAACATCAGGTGTGTTTTCGTTCAGACTCtgcttctttcttctctctgcTTGTTCCTTCCTTCAAAAGTGTGTTTga